CAGGGACCTTCCAAAGAAGACGGGGGATACCTGGGAAAATTTGACAGAAACAGCATGATCCCATCCTTTTCTGAGGCTGCATTTGCCATGCAGCCCGGGGAAATTTCCGAACCGGTGAAAACCCGGTTCGGCTGGCATGTGATCAAGGTGATGGACCGGTTTGACGCCCATACAAAATCTTTGGACGAAGTGGCCGAAGATATCAAAACCCGGCTTAAACAGGAAGAAATGCAGCAACTGGCCTATTACAGAGTGGAAGATGCGTTTGATGCAGTCATTGATGGAGACGCCCTGGAACAGGTGGGATTGATGACTCAGAAAGAAGTCAGGACCACAGACGCGTTTGATGCACAAGGCAATGGACTGGAACTGGACAATCCCCCGGGTTTCGCCCGGGCCGCGTTTGAGATTCAGCCCCAGCAGATCAGTGATATCCGGCAGATCGAGGATGATTATTTTTTGATCAAGGTCACTGAAACCATTGAACCGGTCCAGCTGCCCCTGGAAGCGGTAACCGATCAGATCACACAAGAACTGGAAAACAAATTCCGTGTAACCGCAGCTGAAACCCGGGCCAAAGAGCTGCTTGAGGCGGCAAAAACCGCTGGAAACCTTGAAAAAACCGCCCTGGAAAATAATCGGACGGTGTCCAGCACCGACTGGTTTACCCGAAATGAGACTGTCCAGGAAGTCGGGCGATCCGAGGCGTTCATAAATGCCGCATTCCAACTGACGCCGGAAAATCCGCTGCACCCGGACGTGTTACAGACTGACCAGGGATTTTTTATCATTGCGTACAATGACCAGAAGTCCCCGGAAGAAAATGAAATCCAGGAAAATCTGACGGATATAAAATCCCAGCTGTTACAGGCAAAACAAGGACAATACTTTCAGGCATGGATCAATGAACTTAGAGAAAAAAGCGATATTGAAATCAATTCACGGCTCATCGATGGATAAAAAGCGCTCTCTGACCCGATATCTGGTACAGATCGGTTGTCTGGTATGGGCCTTGCTGATCGGAACGGGCGCCTGGCTTACCCCGGCCGGACATGCGCTGCCCGTGGCTGCCGATCAGGTGATCAAGGATCCGGCCGTGGTTCACGGTACCTTGTCCAATGGATTTCAATATGTTCTCATGAAAAACACCACCCCCAAAGACCGGGTGGGTGTTTATTTGAACATATTTGCCGGTTCCGCCCATGAAACATCGGATGAACAGGGGATGGCCCATTATCTGGAACACATGCTGTTCAACGGCACCGAGCATTTTTCTCCGGGAGAACTGGTGACTTATTTCCAGTCCATCGGTATGGATTTCGGTGCGGATGTGAATGCGAGCACCTCTTTTTTTCATACAGTCTATGATTTGACACTGCCCAAAGGGGATCAGGCACATCTTGAGGATGCCCTGAAGGTGCTCAAAGATTATGCGGCCGGCGCACTGCTTCTGGAAGAGGAGATCGCCCGGGAACGGGGAATCATCCTGGCGGAAAAACAGGAGCGGGACTCCGTGTCCTACCGGACCTTTAAATCCACTTTCTCGTTTGAACTGCCGGGATCCATTCTGCCAAAGCGCATGCCCATCGGTGAAGAACCGGTGATTGAAACCACGGATCAAAAACAGCTCAGACAGTTTTATGATCGATGGTACCGGCCGGATAACATGGTTTTGATCATGGTCGGGGATATGGATATCCAGGCGGCTGAAAAATGGATCACCGCCCGGTTTCAATCCCTTGAACCCCGGATCCCGGAAAGTCTGTATGCACCCAAAGGCATCCAATGGGACTCCCATGAGGGCATCAAACCGTTTTATCTGTTTGAGCCGGAAGCAGGTAACACACAGATTACAATTGAACGGATCGAATATACGGATTTTGCCTATGAAACCGAAGACAGTCTCAAGCTCAAGGTGACCCGGAACCTGGCAGATAACATGCTGGATCATCGCCTGTCCCGCATGATTCAGGAAGGCAGCGTGGATTTTTCTTCGGCATCCGCATATTCCGGCCGGTTTCTCAATTATATAAACGCTGCGGCGGTCACTGCTAAATGTGATGCCAAACACTGGGATACCAGTCTGGCTCAACTGGAAAAATTACTGCGCCAGGCGTTTGAAACCGGGTTCACACAAAAAGAACTGGACCGGGTCAAAGCGGATTTCCTGGCTGACCTGGAAACATCCGTCCGGCAGGCTGACACCCGGAAGACATCAAACCTGGCAAGATCGCTGCTCACGTCTGTTCAAACCAGGAACTGGTTTTTATCCCCTGTCCAGGCAAAAGATCTGCTGACCCCGTTTGTGGAAAGTTTGTCTGTGGATCAGGTGAACACGGCATTTCAGACATCCTGGAATCCGGATCACCGCCTGGTGATGGTCACCGGGAACGCAGACATTGCATCAAATTCTTCCGAATCCGCTGAACAGGCTATTTTAAACGGATTCAATGACAGTGCCCGCCAAAAAGCGGATCTGTTTCAGCCGGAACTTTCCACCAGCTTTCCTTATCTTCCGGTTCCTGAAACAACGGCGGCCATTCAGAGTATAGAAAAAAATGTCAAAGATCTGGAGATTTCCCGGATCGATTTTGACAACCAGATCCGGCTGAATCTTAAGCAAACCGATTTTCAGAAAGGCCGGTTTCTGTTCAAAGTGGTGTTCGGGCACGGCAGGTCCTGTGAACCGGCGGGCAAGCCCGGTATCGCGTTTATCAGCGAACAGACCGTGCATAAAAGCGGTTTGGGAAGCATGACCCTGGATCAATTGAATGCGGCATTGGCCGGCCGGGACGTGACCATGGAATTTACCGTGGAGGACACCTTTTTTTCCCTGAGCGGGTCTGCGGACCCCGGTGAGACCGAACTGGTGTTTCACCTGATCCGCTCGTTACTGACGGATCCGGGTTTCAAACAGGAAAGTCTTGACCTGGCCAAAAATCAGTACCGCCAGATGTATGAAGCCCTTAAACAGACCCCGGACGGCATCATGCGCATTAAAGGGGACCGGTTTCTGGCCAAAGGAAATCCCTGGTTCGGCATGCCCCATCCGGATGAGGTGGATCGCCTGAACTTAACCGATATCCAGTCCTGGCTCACCCCATATTTCAAGCAGGGGGGATTTGAGGTCTCCCTGGTGGGGGATTTTGATCCAGCCCAGGTGGTTTCCCATGCCCGCACGCTGTTGGGAGGATTTGCCTCCCCGGGAAACGAAGATCATTGCCAAAATGATCTGGATCCGGTTCAATTTCCTGAAGGGGAAAATCTGTCTTTAACCCTGGATACCAAGATCGATAAAGGCGTGGTGCGGATCGCTTTTTTAACCGATGATTACTGGGATGTGAATTTATCCCGGGCATTGTCCCTGCTGTCCCGGGTTCTGTCTGAACATTTGAGAATAACCATCCGGGAAAAACTGGGGGCCGCGTATTCGCCGTATGTTTACAATCACCCGTCCATGGTTCATGATGGATATGGGGTGTTGCAGATGGTGGTACCGGTGTCCCATGAATCTGTGGATCAGGTGATACAGACCCTTGATGAAATTATTGCAGACATCCGTGCCAATGGAATTTTTGCCCGGGAGACTGAACTGGCTCTGGCCCCGGTTCTCAAACAACTGGAGGTATTGCGGGAAACCAATGCCTACTGGCTGAATTCCGTGATGGCAGGGTCACGACAACACCCTGAAAAACTGGACTGGGCCCACACCATTGTTCCTGAATACAGCGGGTTGACCCACGAAGAGATGACAAAACTGGCCGATACCTATCTGGATCTGAAAAAAGCCGCACGGATCCGTATTCTTCCGGCTCAGTAAAAAAAAGAGGAAAGGGAGCAGGGCTCAAACCAAAGCCTCTTCAACCGCTAAAATCCGCATCTTTGGCGACCTGTTCCCAGGCAAACCGGATCGCTTCATAATTGAAACCTCTGTAACGCAGATAATTAAACGCTTTTTTTTGCCGGGTTTCCGGGTCCAGATGATGCCATCTTTGATATCTGGCGGCCAGCGCTGTGACCGCCATCTGCATATCATCATATGTGTCAAGCAGATCGCTGATGATTTGGGAGCGGATGCCTTTTTGTCTGAGTTCCCGGGTAAGCGCGAACTTTGATTTGGGTTGGTTTCTTTTCCGGTTTTCAATAAAGATCCGGGCGAATTCTTCATCATTCAGATACCGGTATTGCTTCAACCGGTCAATGACAGTAGAGATGTGTGCCGGATCCTGACTTTTTTTTGCCAGATATCCGGTCATTTCCCCGACACTGCGGGGTCGGATGGCCAGATAGCGCAACGCGGTCTGAAACAGCTTTTCTTCCTGGGGATCCGGCGTGTCGTCAAACAGGGACATGGGGATTGGGTTTCCAGGTCAAAGTAAGCACAGCCAGTGTTTCATCGCCGGATTCATCAAAAATACCGTGTCGGGTTGTCACCGGGTCTGTGTGATCTGATACACAGGTTTTAACCGACACCGTTCCCGGGTAGAACGTTTCTTTGAGAAAATTGATCACCAGAGTCACCGGCACATGATTAAACAGCCAGGGCATGGGCAGGGTTTCAAGCGCCCAGGTTGCGTAAGTCGTGTTGTTCACATGCTGGTTCAGGTCCAGATCATGGATTCGGACAGGAAACTGCGCTTCATGATCCCACCGGACGAAATCAAACGTGTTGGCCCATAGATCCGGCGGTGTGCCGGTCTGGGTCATCAACTCCGGGGGCATATGATAAGACAGCCTGACCGGCCGGGTGTTTGCCGCTTTGACCATGACCCAGACCGACAATGCCTGGATGTGAGGAACACCGTCCGGAGAAAGCATTTCAAACTGACGGATTTCATACAGGTTTTTCCAGGGAAACCGCCAGGTTCTCAATTCATAGGGACCCGGCCATTGCAGCGGCTGATTCACCCGGATCTGGTACCGGGAAATCACCCATTTCAACTGGTTTTGTGCCAGATCAAATCCGCTGACCCCCATCTGATGCGCATGAATACCGGCTGCATCCTGAAAAACAGACAGCAGCCGATCCATGCGGACATGGTTGTTGGCGCCCATCACTGAATAGGGTACAAGCATTTTTTGGGAAAATATCGGTTCAAAAGACATATCAGGGCGTTCTTTCAAACAATCGAATCGGTGATGTCAATAAAGAGGTGAACATATTGATCAATCCTTCTCCCACGGCTGAAGGGTGCAAAGGTGTTATGACCGGATCATCGATGGCACCGGTGGCTTTTGCCGGAAATGACACCAGACGGCCGCTCAGGATGGTATTGACTACCGGAATGAATTGCACAAGGGTGTCAATGGTTTTAAAGGGTGCCACCAGACAGGTCAGATCCAGCCGGTTTTCAAACGGATGGATGTCGCCTGTAAAAAAAAGGGCCATGTTTTCTGCATCAATCACCGCTTTTTCCAGATGAATGGTGCCGTTTTTCATTTGTGCATTCACCTGAATACTGCGATACCGGAACCCTTCCTGGCGGATATCCGGCAGTTTCAAAATATTTAATACCGACAGCAGCCGGGACAACAGGGTCATTTTATGAATCTGCCCTTTTTCGGATTCAAATGAAATGTCTCCGGTGAGATCGGTATGGAGGGTTTTCACGGATCCGGTGCCGGACAAATTGGCATTCAAAGCGTATCCCCCATTCATCAGGTCTATTCCCGGATAAAAACAGGAGAGCAGGGTGGCGACATTCTCCCGGTTTGACGCGCTGATCTTTAAATCCGTCTTCGTTTGAAGATCAGGTGATGTCAGATCCAGGCGCATCCGGCCGGAAATATTTGCACCACAGAAATCCGCAGTGAGCAACTGAATGTCGGGGTGATCCCCTTTCCCTGTGATCAATGCCGTCACATGGGAAAACTCAAATGTTTGATAGGCCAGCCGGTCCGCCTGGATACGCAGATTTTTTTGCGAAAACTGAAAAGGGGTTCCTGAAAAAGAAGAGCTTCCCAGAAGTGATATCAAGGTGTCCAGTTGAACAAACCGAGCGCTGATGTGCAGGTTTTTATCTGGATCTGCAACGATTTCCATCGGCTGTCCCCGGGTCAGAGACATCAGACGCTGGTGCAGCAACGTATTTTCGTCCATCACGATATCCAGGGTCCGGGTATCCAGAGTTCCTTTAAACCGGATTTGTGTGAATTCCGGGTGCCGGGTGAACAGAATTTCGGCATCGGTCAACGGTTTATGTTCAAGCGCAATTCGCTCAGGTGTCAGATCCGCCGGCCCTTTTCCTGTCAATTGAATGGAGAACTCAATATTGGGTGCCAATTCCGCTTTCCCGGACACGGACATCTGTTTGTCATGCATCTGGACGCTGCCGGATTTAATCCACAAGGGCAGGGCGATACCGGCCGTATATGCCGGAGAGACTTGCTGGGACAACCAGTCCAGGCCGGTGATTTTCGCGGACAGATCAGAAATGTCCATTGCGTTTTCAGACACGTCAAACGCACCGGACATCTGATTAATTTCATGGGGTCTGGAAGAAATTTCGATCCGGATATCCTGACCTGTGCCCGCAATATTGAATTCACCCTGATTGAATTCAAACATCGGGCCTTTATAGTGGAGGCGGCTGACAATCAGTTGTCCGGACATATCTGTCACCGGTTCCATGCGGGAACGGACCGGTTTCCATAACGACAGTTTCGGCCAGATTTCCTGAATGTCAAGGTCCATGCTCTTGGCAGACAGATCCAGCAAAGGGGTTTCATCCAGCATGACCTTGGCCGACACGTCAGTGACAAGGCTTTCACCGATATTTCCGGACAATCTGCTGATCCGGATCTGGTTATTTTCATAAACAAACATCCCTTGGGAAATCGTCAGGGGAAAGGGAATCCGATCATAAAATCCGGTCGCTGAAAACGGTTTTGTGGTCACTGAAACCAACAGATCCGGTTGATCGTTTTCAACGGCCAGTGTCAATCGGGCATCTGCCTGTCCCTTCAGGTCTTTCACCCGGGCCATTTCTTTGGCCAGTATTGAATCCGGCAACAGGCGGATCAACACAGCCGGCACTTCAGCCAGGTTCACATCCAGATCAAATTCACCGGTAAACGGCACATGGGATGAATGCAACAGATCAATGGTCAGCCGTCCCTGATGAATCATCGAGTGATCAATGCGGCCGTTTTCAGCCGCAATGATCAGCTTGCCGTCCGACACCTGGGCTTTACCCTCCACATCATCGGCCATCAAAAGCGTTTCCGGTATTTGTATCTGCGAATTTCGGGCGTTTCCATCCAGAATCAGATGCCGGGGATCAAACAGGGTGTTCCAGGATGCTGCGTGAAATCCCACAGACACGTCATTGGCCGTGCCTTTTCTCAATATGTCAAACAACGGCTTCACCACCTGATTTTCCGGTGCCAAAGCCAGGGTCGCTTCCCGGGCCTGGGCAATGTCTATGTGATTGCCTGTGAAGGTCAATGCGGTTTCATTTCGGGTCCGGCTGTTTGAAAATGCCATGGCCACCTGCGCGGACGGATATGCCAATTGGGTGGGGTCAATATGAAAAGACACCTGATCCGGCAAATAGGAAAAATGCATCTGCACCTGGGAGCCTGAGATGGAAGCAGGCGTCAGCCGGTGCGAAGCGATGTCAAACCGGTCCAGCGAAAGGTCGCCGGATATTCCGGTGTCAGGATTCAGCCGGACATGCAGGCGGGCGGTTTCTGATGCCAGCTGATCCATCAGAAAATCCGGAGCGGAGAAAAACCGGGCCAGCCAGTCTTTTGTCACATGAAGGTCTTTAATCTGTGTGTCAAACTGCATGGTCTCATCGGTTTTGGAAATCCACAGACTGCCATTGAGCGCGGAAAACTGCTGGGTGCTTGTATTTTCCAGATGAATCTGTAACTGGTTTTCACTGTCCGGAAGCAGGGCGAATACCTGTTGGATCTGCTGTTTGGGAAACTGAAAATCAAGGGGGGCATGAAAAGTCAAACCGGTTTTGTTTTCACCCGGCAGGGTTTGGATACCCAGGTCCTTTAAAAAAATGCCGGAAATCTCTATTTTTCGTTTCAACAGCGCACTCAGGTCCAAATCCAGGCGAACGGCATCCACAGACAATTCAATTTCCCGGGTCAAGGGCAATTTCACGCCGTCAACCTGAATTCCGGGCTGGGGTGTCAACAGAAAAGTCACCTGATCCGGATCGATTTCTGTGTTGACCTGGTTTTCAATGTGATTCACGATCCAGGGCTTGACAAAAGGCGAGTTGAGAATCGGACCCAGAAAAAGAAATGTCATCAGAACCGCTGCCGTCAGTACGCCAGCGGTATATAGACAAATTCGTCTGATTACCATGCATACCCCTGCTGTCGGGTTAAAAGGATCATGTCTGCCATGATTTTTTCAGCCTGCTGCAAAAGGATCTCTTTATACCGGTTCAAAACAGGTTCCTGATCTTCCAGGGTGCGGATGGGATCTTTGCCCAGGGCGGTCAGATATTCATTTTCAATTTCGATTTCAGTTTGCTGATCCATGATTCTTTGTTCTTTTCGGGCATTGATATCCAGGGGCAGACGAATTTTTCTCTCCTGTTTTGATGTCCATGCCAGGCGCTTTTCAAGATAAACCATACCGGGATCCTGAAGGCTGCGCTGTTGAAATTCATGCATCAAAGACGTATACAAAGGCGTCAAAGACCGGTATGCCTGGAATGGAATCTGAGGAATGGTATCCCAGGGCAGGGCCCCGTCCAAAGAACTTTCTCCGGTATCTTCGGATTTGTAGACTTTGGGAAATAAAATATGCGGTATCACGCCCCGGTGCTGGGTGCTTTTACCGGAAACCCGGTAAAATTTGGCGGATGTGAGCTTGAGTTTGCCGTCTCCCAACGGTTTGAGTTCCTGAACCGTGCCTTTACCGAAACTCTGGGTTCCCACGATGATTCCCCGCTGGTAATCTTTGATGGCACCGGCAAAAATTTCCGAGGCTGACGCACTCATTCGATTGATCAATACCAGCAACGGCCCGGTATACTGGATTTCCGGGTCGTCGTCATAAAGCCGGGTCATCTGCTGTTTGGTGCGGATCTGTACCGTGGGCCCGGAGGTGAGAAAAAGCCCGGTCAGATCGCTGGCTTCTTTGAGGGCACCACCGCCGTTGTCCCGCAAGTCGATGATCAGACCGTCAATGTTTTCTTCGGCCAGTTCAAACAGCAATTTTTTCACATCTGAAGTGGTGCTTTTATACTGGGAATCTCCTCTGTGATAAGCTTCGAAATCAATATAGAAATTCGGGATTTCAATGATCCCGATTTTATAGTTTCTCTGGCCTGAAACCACGGTTTTTATCTGTTTTTGGGCGGATTGTTCCTCCAGTTTTACCGTGTCTCTCATAATGCTGACAATGGTGGTGGCATCACTTTTTTTGGCAGGAATGATTTTAAGACGGACAAACGTGTTTTTCGGACCCCGGATCAACTTGACCACTTCATCGATCCGCAGACCGATGGTGTCTTTGATTTCACCGGTTTCCCCCTGACCCACTCCGATAATCTTGTCTCCGGGCATCAACTGGCTGGATTTGTCCGCCGGCCCCTTGGGAACCAGGCTGACAACCTTGGTATATTCATATTCAGTCTGGAGCACGGCCCCGATCCCTTCCAAAGAAAGCCGCATATGAATATCAAAATCTTCCGATACCCGGGGCGGGAAATACTGGGTATGGGGATCAAAGCTTTCGGTGACGCAGTTCATGACCAGTTGAAATACATCATCTGTGGTGGTCTGGGACAACCGGGTCTGGCGGGTGGTATAAATTTTTTCCAGGGTTTGTGACACATCCGTCTGGGTGTTATGGTCATCGAGCGTCAGCGTGATGATGTGATGGATCAGTTCTTTTTTCCACAAAGTGCGCAAATCATCCTCGCTGGGTTGCCAGGGCCGCTGTTCACCGTCCACCACCAGAAAATCCCGGGAATTGAGAGACAGAAAAGAGTCTGGTTTTTCCAGCAGATCCAGAATATATGCATACCGTTCCGCGGCCCGGCGATGGTGCAGATTGTAAATCTCATATGCGCTTCTCAGGTTGCCGCGCCTCAGGTCTGTGTCAAATTTTTGACGGTATTTTTCCAGTTCTTGCAGATCGGGTCGGGTCAGCAGGTGCCGGGATGGATCCAGGTATTTGATATACCGATCAAAGATCTGTTCAGACAGAGTATCATCCAGTTTTTTCCCTAAGTAATGATAACGCTCAAGCGCGGAAACAATCCGGATGCACTGAATGGCATGATTTCTTTCAGGGGCCAGACGGACCGGTTGGGCGGACACGGTGGGGTGGCATACCAGCACCAGCAGGATCAGCAGGATCAACAGGGGAATCATCCTGTTTTTCAAGCAGGAATCCAAGGGATTATTCAAAGGTCGGGTCACTGTTTTTTTCCTTATCATCAGATGTGTCAAACGGGGTTTCAACACTGATTTTTCCAATTTTACCGGATCTGAAATCCTGAATCAGGACGGTGGCGGCTTTATGATAATCAATTTGCCCTTTGGCTTTCAAACACCCTCTGGCAGCACCGATTTGTTCCAGCAACCCGGCTTCATCGTCAGGTATTGGATCCAGGAACGGGTACCGGGCCTTCAGTTGTTCCGGATAGCGGCTTAGAAGCAGTCCGGCGGCAAACCAGGCAATGTCCTGAAAATCCAGTGCAGCATCTGAAATAGCGCCTGTGACAGCCAGGGCATAAGCCCGTTGAGGCGGTTCAATCACGGGCCACAGGACCCCGGGGGTATCGTACAGATCAATATTGTTTGGTAAACTGGTCCGCTGCTGATGCCGGGTGATGGCCGGTGTGTTACCGGTTTTGGCGATTTTTTTTCCAACCAGGGTGTTCAGAAATGTGGATTTTCCGGTATTGGGGATACCGACCACCATGATTTTTCGTTTTCTGGCCCGATTGCAGGACACCCCTTCTATGGCGTATTCCAGGGCACGAACTGCCTGGGACTTGTCCGTGGCATTGATGGCAATGGCCCGGGCATTGCCGTGTTTTAAAAAATAGGTCAGCCATTGCTCCGTCACCCGGGGATCGGCCAGGTCGATTTTATTGAGAATTTTCACCCGCCGGGCGTTGCGGCTGATTTTATCCATCCAGGGATTCTCACTGGCCACCGGTATCCGGGCATCCAGCATCTCCATAATCACATCTGCTTTGGCTGCCGACTGGTGCAACCATTTTTTTGTTTCCAGCATATGGCCGGGGAACCACTGAATGGTCATAAAAAATTATTCCTCTGTCACATCAAAGGTCATGACGTCAATTGCGATCTTAAAATGTCCGCCAATACCGGATTGGCAGCCACAATGCCTTTTTCCGGAAAATCCGGGCCTCCCGTGAAATCCGTGACCTCGCCTTGTGCCTCGGTTACCATCAGGATTCCTGCGGCCACATCATAGACATTCAAATTCATTTCCCAGAACCCGTCCACTTTACCGGCCGCCACATAACACAGGTCGATGGCAGCGGAACCGCAGCGCCGGATATCTCTCAACTGTGGGACAATCCGGTTGAAATGGACCAGATTGTTGTTTTTTTTGCCGGCACGCAGACATGCAAACCCGGTGGCCATCACCGCATCCGTCAACGTGGTGGTGGCAGAGACCTGAATGGGATGATCGTTCAACCAGGCCCCCTGGTTTTTGCGGGCATGAAACAACTGACCCAGGGCCGGGGCATATACGGCCCCTAAAATAATTTCCTGCTTTTTTTTCAAAGCAATGCTGATGGCATAATAGGGCTGTCCATGAAAAAATGAGGTGGTGCCGTCAATGGGATCGATGATCCAGCAATAGTCACTGTCCGTAAGCATCTGGCCGGTTTCTTCGCCCCAGATTCCATGATCCGGAAACCGGGATTGGATCTCTTGAATCAGAAACGCTTCCACCTGCCTGTCCGTGGCGGTGACCAGGTCCTTTCGGGTTTTGAATTCAAGGGACTGCAACGTGAGTTGTCCCTGTTCCGCCAGACAGAGGTCGCCTGCTTTAACAATCAATTCTTTTAAAAAGGAATGCATGGTGTTTTTGTTACCCTTATATCAATTTTGGCAGATTATGGCATATCAGAAATACTTTGAAAAGGCAACTTCCAGGCATGACATCACACGGGGTGAATTGACTTTTCAGATCCGTTCTGACAAGATGATTAAACGGTCAACATCATTTATCTGTGAGGTGAACATGCGATATTTTTCAGCCATCTGTCTGATCTGGATTCTTTTGGGGATGGGAGGTATGGTCCCGGATTCATTTTCCTTAGAGACTCAGGAGATGGATGCCGATGTGGAACCGATTCCTTCTTTGATCCAGAGTATCCGGTTCCCGGATTCACTTGAATTTTGCGGTATACCCATTCCCATGGAAGATCCCATGGTGAAAGCGGCCATGGAAAAAGAAATGCTCTTGATTTTGTGGAACCGTCCCCAGGTGATTTTGTGGATGAAACGGGCGGCTCAGCTTTTTCCCCATATCCAGAAGATTCTGGCCGAAGAACAGATGCCCGACGATCTGAAATATGTACCGGTCATTGAAAGCGCGCTCAGACCCCATGCCAGATCCTTTGCCCATGCCGTGGGATACTGGCAGTTTCTCAAGTCCACCGGCCTGAAATATGGCCTGAAAATTAACGATCAGGTGGATGAACGGCGAAATATCTTTAAATCCACCCGGGCGGCCTGTGTGTATCTGAAAAAACTGACAACGGAATTTGGATCCGTTTTTCTGGCCCTGGCCGCCTATAATATGGGCGAACATGGCCTGGCAGTGGAAATCGATGCCCAGCAGACCCACAACTATTTTGACTTGTACCTGCCCCTTGAAACCCAGCAGTATCTGTTTAAAATCATTGCAGCCAAACTGATCCTGGATCAACCGGAAAAATATGGGTTTCATCTGAATCCTGACGACCTGTACCCTCCGCTGGATCTGGCTGCCCTGGATGTCACGCTGCAAAAAGAGGTGCCCATACTGATCATTGCCAGAGCAGCGGATATTTCGTATAAAACCTTTAAAGAACTGAATCCGGATATCCGGGGATATTATCTGTCACCGGGTTCGATTGTAATCCAGGTGCCGGCGGACAGCGCACCCGGTTTTCACACCCGGTTTGCCGAACTTATCGCAAAGTGGCAGAAAACCTCACCTGTCCGGATCCACGTGGTCAAACCCGGGGAAAGTCTGATAGGTATCGCCCAAGCCAATCAGATGTCGCTGGCGGAATTGCTGCGGTTGAACAAAATGTCCTACAAAAAAGTGATCCATCCGGGGGACCGGTTGAAAGTCAGATAACGGCGGGATCTGCTGGATCTGAAGAAAAAGACCGGTTTTTTTTGGGGGTTTTCTGCTGCTTTTTCAAACAGATCAGATCTTCGCGAATAATGGCGCAAAGCTTTGGATTGTGCAGTTCTCTACACGTAGTATGATTGTAAAGAGGGCACTCGGGGTGTTGTTTGGACATAACGGCCAGTTGTCCTTGTATTCATTTATGTGATCCTGATATTTGGCCTGAGTATACCCCAATTGTTCAAATAATTCAATGCGATTCAAAAAAAGATCATTGTGTCAGGGTTTCTTCCGAGATGCTGTCCGGAATCTGAAGCGGAGGAGATTTGATCCGGTTTTCCAGATTTTTCAGCGTTTGGTTGACATTGTTCTGAAGTTCGGTCAATCGCCGGTCGACCTCTTTTCGGGTCATGAACTGATTTTCCAGTTCTTTGTGTTGTTTTTCCAAAAGGCTCACCTGTTTTCGAAGCTGTTCCAGGTCAAGACGCTTGTCGTTCAAT
Above is a window of Desulfotignum balticum DSM 7044 DNA encoding:
- the ylqF gene encoding ribosome biogenesis GTPase YlqF; protein product: MTIQWFPGHMLETKKWLHQSAAKADVIMEMLDARIPVASENPWMDKISRNARRVKILNKIDLADPRVTEQWLTYFLKHGNARAIAINATDKSQAVRALEYAIEGVSCNRARKRKIMVVGIPNTGKSTFLNTLVGKKIAKTGNTPAITRHQQRTSLPNNIDLYDTPGVLWPVIEPPQRAYALAVTGAISDAALDFQDIAWFAAGLLLSRYPEQLKARYPFLDPIPDDEAGLLEQIGAARGCLKAKGQIDYHKAATVLIQDFRSGKIGKISVETPFDTSDDKEKNSDPTFE
- a CDS encoding carboxy terminal-processing peptidase, with product MKNRMIPLLILLILLVLVCHPTVSAQPVRLAPERNHAIQCIRIVSALERYHYLGKKLDDTLSEQIFDRYIKYLDPSRHLLTRPDLQELEKYRQKFDTDLRRGNLRSAYEIYNLHHRRAAERYAYILDLLEKPDSFLSLNSRDFLVVDGEQRPWQPSEDDLRTLWKKELIHHIITLTLDDHNTQTDVSQTLEKIYTTRQTRLSQTTTDDVFQLVMNCVTESFDPHTQYFPPRVSEDFDIHMRLSLEGIGAVLQTEYEYTKVVSLVPKGPADKSSQLMPGDKIIGVGQGETGEIKDTIGLRIDEVVKLIRGPKNTFVRLKIIPAKKSDATTIVSIMRDTVKLEEQSAQKQIKTVVSGQRNYKIGIIEIPNFYIDFEAYHRGDSQYKSTTSDVKKLLFELAEENIDGLIIDLRDNGGGALKEASDLTGLFLTSGPTVQIRTKQQMTRLYDDDPEIQYTGPLLVLINRMSASASEIFAGAIKDYQRGIIVGTQSFGKGTVQELKPLGDGKLKLTSAKFYRVSGKSTQHRGVIPHILFPKVYKSEDTGESSLDGALPWDTIPQIPFQAYRSLTPLYTSLMHEFQQRSLQDPGMVYLEKRLAWTSKQERKIRLPLDINARKEQRIMDQQTEIEIENEYLTALGKDPIRTLEDQEPVLNRYKEILLQQAEKIMADMILLTRQQGYAW
- a CDS encoding YhdP family protein, producing MTFLFLGPILNSPFVKPWIVNHIENQVNTEIDPDQVTFLLTPQPGIQVDGVKLPLTREIELSVDAVRLDLDLSALLKRKIEISGIFLKDLGIQTLPGENKTGLTFHAPLDFQFPKQQIQQVFALLPDSENQLQIHLENTSTQQFSALNGSLWISKTDETMQFDTQIKDLHVTKDWLARFFSAPDFLMDQLASETARLHVRLNPDTGISGDLSLDRFDIASHRLTPASISGSQVQMHFSYLPDQVSFHIDPTQLAYPSAQVAMAFSNSRTRNETALTFTGNHIDIAQAREATLALAPENQVVKPLFDILRKGTANDVSVGFHAASWNTLFDPRHLILDGNARNSQIQIPETLLMADDVEGKAQVSDGKLIIAAENGRIDHSMIHQGRLTIDLLHSSHVPFTGEFDLDVNLAEVPAVLIRLLPDSILAKEMARVKDLKGQADARLTLAVENDQPDLLVSVTTKPFSATGFYDRIPFPLTISQGMFVYENNQIRISRLSGNIGESLVTDVSAKVMLDETPLLDLSAKSMDLDIQEIWPKLSLWKPVRSRMEPVTDMSGQLIVSRLHYKGPMFEFNQGEFNIAGTGQDIRIEISSRPHEINQMSGAFDVSENAMDISDLSAKITGLDWLSQQVSPAYTAGIALPLWIKSGSVQMHDKQMSVSGKAELAPNIEFSIQLTGKGPADLTPERIALEHKPLTDAEILFTRHPEFTQIRFKGTLDTRTLDIVMDENTLLHQRLMSLTRGQPMEIVADPDKNLHISARFVQLDTLISLLGSSSFSGTPFQFSQKNLRIQADRLAYQTFEFSHVTALITGKGDHPDIQLLTADFCGANISGRMRLDLTSPDLQTKTDLKISASNRENVATLLSCFYPGIDLMNGGYALNANLSGTGSVKTLHTDLTGDISFESEKGQIHKMTLLSRLLSVLNILKLPDIRQEGFRYRSIQVNAQMKNGTIHLEKAVIDAENMALFFTGDIHPFENRLDLTCLVAPFKTIDTLVQFIPVVNTILSGRLVSFPAKATGAIDDPVITPLHPSAVGEGLINMFTSLLTSPIRLFERTP